A genomic region of Mesorhizobium sp. NZP2077 contains the following coding sequences:
- a CDS encoding sensor histidine kinase produces MIGFKNAMAEEEDIGNGAFQRAPLVFPGKSGGRSLWLVVVLVILGAALCFVVFATGRIAGTRAEYALRDRALAAFPLAADSLKGEIEKQRVIPLVLARDGAVQEMLRSPSTANEATLDEKLRAIARDAGSSILYIINPDGIAVAASNAGEPTSFVGSDYRFRHYFTEAMADGAAMQYALGTVSARPGLYLSSRVDGPEGPLGVVVVKVELDRVESRWLESGFVVFTTDERGVVLATSVPQWRFGALSPLSAKEKQTARDRLQLPGVTFEPVPLSRRGDNLVTATPESRSAGFVAVSQDLGKAVPGWRMSLLIPADAEISSAVMTARVTTLLALVLVGFVIFIIVRRRRAARQRQEVLVLLNAELEHRVELRTAELQSSNEALAGEIAERENAEERVRRLRDELAQANRLSILGQITAGVAHEINQPVAAIRTYAENAARLLGIGRSQDTAENLTSIVAMTGRIGTITETLRSFSRRASGSMGPILADDAIDGALSLLSGRIRDSGVTIERKRIDPPPIVMASRMRLEQILVNLLQNALDALKDQPDPRVEIALAENAEMVAISLRDNGPGLAPDIRGSLFMPFVTNKEKGLGLGLVISQEIARELGGSLRHDDTGHGTGTSFTVELRRAA; encoded by the coding sequence ATGATCGGTTTTAAGAATGCGATGGCAGAAGAAGAAGACATTGGTAATGGCGCCTTCCAGCGCGCCCCATTGGTCTTCCCTGGTAAATCCGGCGGTCGATCTCTCTGGCTTGTGGTTGTGCTTGTAATTCTTGGTGCGGCGCTCTGTTTCGTCGTCTTTGCAACGGGACGCATCGCCGGCACCAGAGCAGAGTATGCCCTACGCGACCGTGCTCTTGCCGCGTTCCCGCTTGCAGCCGACAGTTTGAAAGGAGAGATCGAGAAGCAGCGCGTGATTCCGCTGGTTCTGGCACGCGACGGTGCGGTTCAGGAGATGCTTCGCAGCCCGAGCACTGCCAACGAAGCCACGCTTGATGAGAAGCTTCGCGCCATCGCGCGCGACGCCGGCTCTTCTATACTCTACATCATAAATCCTGACGGCATAGCGGTTGCTGCGAGCAACGCCGGCGAGCCGACCAGTTTCGTCGGCAGCGATTACCGCTTTCGCCACTACTTCACCGAGGCGATGGCGGATGGCGCGGCTATGCAATATGCGCTCGGCACGGTTAGCGCGCGCCCTGGTCTCTATCTGTCGAGCCGGGTCGATGGGCCGGAGGGGCCGCTCGGTGTGGTTGTGGTGAAGGTGGAGCTCGACCGCGTCGAGTCGCGTTGGCTGGAGAGCGGCTTCGTGGTCTTCACGACCGATGAGCGAGGCGTGGTTCTTGCCACGAGCGTGCCCCAATGGCGTTTTGGCGCTCTCTCACCGCTTTCCGCAAAGGAGAAGCAAACCGCTCGCGATCGTCTGCAGCTACCGGGCGTGACTTTCGAGCCGGTGCCGCTTTCCCGCCGCGGCGACAACCTGGTCACCGCAACTCCTGAGAGTCGATCAGCCGGTTTCGTTGCGGTTTCGCAGGATCTCGGCAAAGCAGTTCCGGGCTGGCGCATGTCGTTGCTCATCCCCGCCGACGCCGAGATATCCTCGGCGGTCATGACAGCCCGCGTGACGACGCTGCTTGCCCTCGTTCTCGTTGGATTCGTCATTTTCATCATTGTTCGACGGCGGCGGGCGGCCCGGCAGCGGCAAGAAGTGCTTGTGTTGCTGAATGCGGAACTGGAGCATCGCGTCGAACTGCGCACGGCGGAGCTCCAGAGCTCGAACGAGGCGCTCGCCGGTGAGATCGCCGAGCGAGAGAACGCTGAAGAAAGAGTGCGTCGCCTGCGCGATGAACTCGCCCAGGCGAACCGCTTGTCAATCCTGGGACAGATAACGGCCGGGGTCGCCCACGAGATCAACCAGCCGGTCGCCGCAATCCGCACCTATGCTGAAAATGCCGCGCGTCTTCTAGGGATCGGCCGGTCGCAAGACACCGCCGAGAATCTGACCTCGATCGTCGCCATGACCGGCAGGATCGGCACGATCACTGAAACGCTAAGGTCCTTTTCCCGCCGCGCCAGCGGATCGATGGGACCGATACTGGCGGACGACGCGATCGACGGCGCTCTGTCGCTTCTTTCAGGCCGAATTCGCGATTCCGGGGTGACGATTGAACGGAAGCGGATCGATCCGCCTCCAATTGTCATGGCAAGCCGCATGCGACTGGAGCAGATACTCGTCAACCTTCTCCAGAACGCGCTTGACGCTCTGAAAGATCAACCGGATCCCCGCGTCGAGATAGCGCTCGCCGAAAACGCGGAAATGGTCGCTATTTCCCTTCGGGACAACGGCCCCGGCCTTGCCCCCGACATTCGCGGGAGCCTCTTCATGCCGTTCGTTACCAACAAGGAAAAGGGTCTCGGTCTTGGCCTGGTCATTTCGCAAGAGATCGCACGTGAGCTCGGCGGCTCGTTGCGGCATGATGATACCGGCCACGGGACAGGGACTTCCTTCACGGTCGAGCTGAGGCGAGCGGCATGA
- a CDS encoding dicarboxylate/amino acid:cation symporter, producing the protein MLTPLAPSVKRAPRKTLFAKPYVQVLVAILLGVAVGHFYPQIGENLKPLGDAFIKLVKMIIAPVIFLTVSTGIAGMSDLQKVGRVAGKAMLYFFTFSTLALIVGLIVGNVIQPGAGLNIDLTSLDVQAVNGYASKAHEQSVTGFLMNMIPTTIVGAFVEGDILQVLFFSVLFGIALAMVGESGKSVLSFLQDLTAPVFKLVGILMKAAPIGAFGAMAFTIGKYGIGSVANLAMLVGTFYLTALLFVFGVLGAVCRYNGFSIFSLIRYIKEELLLVLGTSSSEAALPSLMEKMEKAGAKRSVVGLVIPTGYSFNLDGTNIYMTLAALFIAQATNTDLSVSDQVLLLLVAMLSSKGAAGVTGAGFITLAATLSVVPAVPVAGMALILGVDRFMSECRALTNLVGNAVASLVVARWEGELDQAQLKAAFSGHQPAETSTGQPLITPAPSNSAASLPVESPGWSQTPDDRAAGSKQTLAGR; encoded by the coding sequence ATGTTGACCCCACTGGCTCCAAGCGTAAAGCGCGCACCCCGCAAGACCCTTTTTGCCAAGCCTTACGTGCAGGTGCTTGTCGCAATCCTCCTCGGAGTTGCGGTTGGCCATTTTTATCCGCAGATCGGAGAAAACCTGAAGCCGCTCGGCGATGCCTTCATCAAGCTCGTCAAGATGATCATCGCGCCCGTTATCTTTCTGACCGTGTCGACTGGAATTGCCGGCATGAGCGATCTTCAGAAGGTCGGCCGTGTTGCCGGCAAGGCGATGCTCTATTTCTTCACCTTCTCGACGCTCGCGCTTATCGTCGGCCTCATCGTCGGCAATGTCATTCAGCCTGGCGCCGGCCTCAACATCGATCTGACCTCGCTCGACGTCCAAGCCGTCAATGGCTATGCCTCAAAGGCCCATGAGCAGTCCGTGACCGGCTTCCTGATGAACATGATCCCGACCACGATTGTCGGCGCCTTTGTGGAAGGCGACATTCTACAGGTGTTGTTCTTCTCCGTCCTCTTCGGCATCGCGCTGGCGATGGTCGGAGAATCGGGCAAATCGGTTCTTTCCTTCCTTCAGGACCTCACCGCACCCGTTTTCAAATTGGTCGGCATCCTGATGAAAGCCGCGCCGATCGGCGCTTTCGGAGCAATGGCCTTCACGATTGGCAAATATGGCATCGGTTCGGTAGCCAACCTTGCGATGCTGGTCGGGACCTTCTATCTCACGGCCTTGCTCTTCGTATTCGGGGTTCTCGGTGCAGTCTGTCGCTACAACGGCTTCTCGATCTTTTCTCTTATCCGCTACATAAAGGAGGAGCTGCTGCTGGTCCTCGGAACGTCCTCCTCCGAGGCTGCGCTGCCCTCTCTCATGGAGAAAATGGAAAAGGCCGGCGCCAAGCGCTCGGTCGTGGGCTTGGTCATCCCGACCGGATATTCCTTCAATCTGGATGGCACCAATATCTACATGACCCTCGCGGCCCTTTTCATCGCGCAGGCGACGAATACGGATTTGTCAGTTAGCGATCAGGTCCTGCTGTTGCTCGTCGCGATGCTTTCCTCGAAGGGTGCAGCAGGTGTCACAGGTGCCGGCTTCATCACGTTGGCCGCTACGCTCTCCGTAGTGCCGGCTGTTCCCGTTGCTGGAATGGCGCTGATCCTTGGCGTCGACCGCTTCATGTCGGAATGCAGGGCACTGACGAATTTGGTCGGTAACGCGGTGGCATCGCTCGTCGTCGCCCGCTGGGAAGGCGAACTGGATCAGGCGCAATTGAAAGCTGCATTCTCCGGCCACCAGCCTGCCGAGACATCAACCGGCCAGCCACTGATAACGCCCGCGCCGAGCAACTCGGCAGCATCGCTGCCGGTTGAATCGCCTGGCTGGTCGCAAACGCCGGACGATCGGGCCGCGGGTTCCAAACAAACTCTCGCGGGCCGATGA
- a CDS encoding LacI family DNA-binding transcriptional regulator — protein sequence MAKRPIIADIAREAGVSVATVDRVLNARHPVRKETAQRVLAAAQAIGYHAAGLIKQRLQPDLPQYRLGFILRKPTHHFYQGFAREAEVAVNAAKCFHGTSLIEFAPSHMPCDLVPLLKEFGARCHAIAMVAPDHPAITAAVQELKAKGIPVFSLLSDFAEGVREGYIGLDNRKVGRTTAWMLSKVARRPGKVAVFVGSHRFQGQELREVGFRSYFRENAPAFELLDPLVNLEARQITYEATLDLMQREPELTGFYVAGGGMEGAISALREEGESRGLVAIVNEITPESRAALADGMITMSVATPQRLLCQELMTLMAQAIKVGTSETLGQTFLPFEIYLPENI from the coding sequence ATGGCGAAGCGACCTATAATTGCTGATATCGCCCGGGAAGCAGGGGTAAGTGTTGCCACCGTTGACCGAGTTCTGAATGCCCGTCATCCGGTGCGGAAGGAGACTGCGCAGCGGGTCTTAGCGGCCGCACAGGCCATCGGATATCACGCCGCAGGTCTTATCAAGCAGCGCCTGCAGCCGGACCTGCCGCAATATCGGCTTGGCTTCATCTTGAGAAAACCGACTCACCACTTCTACCAGGGCTTCGCGCGTGAGGCCGAAGTGGCGGTCAACGCGGCGAAGTGCTTCCATGGCACTTCGCTCATCGAATTCGCGCCGTCGCACATGCCGTGCGACCTTGTTCCACTGCTCAAGGAATTCGGCGCGCGCTGCCACGCGATCGCCATGGTTGCGCCGGACCATCCGGCGATCACGGCAGCCGTCCAAGAACTCAAGGCAAAAGGCATCCCCGTTTTCTCGCTGCTTTCCGATTTCGCCGAAGGTGTTCGTGAGGGTTATATCGGCCTCGACAACCGCAAGGTCGGGCGGACGACAGCGTGGATGCTTTCAAAGGTCGCAAGACGGCCGGGCAAGGTGGCGGTTTTTGTCGGCAGCCACCGTTTTCAGGGGCAGGAGCTGCGGGAGGTCGGCTTTCGCTCCTATTTCCGTGAGAATGCACCGGCATTCGAGCTGCTCGATCCGCTCGTGAACCTTGAGGCACGGCAGATCACCTACGAGGCCACGCTGGATCTCATGCAACGGGAACCCGAACTCACCGGCTTCTATGTGGCCGGCGGAGGTATGGAGGGAGCGATCTCCGCGCTCCGTGAAGAAGGCGAAAGCCGGGGTCTCGTCGCGATCGTTAACGAGATCACGCCGGAGTCACGGGCAGCACTCGCAGATGGCATGATCACGATGTCGGTCGCCACGCCCCAGCGCCTGCTTTGCCAGGAACTGATGACGCTGATGGCCCAGGCCATCAAGGTCGGCACTTCGGAGACGCTTGGGCAGACTTTTCTGCCGTTTGAGATCTATCTGCCGGAAAACATCTGA
- the nifA gene encoding nif-specific transcriptional activator NifA, with protein sequence MKRPNSKSETNNGVPIVPLHERALDIFETSKALTAPSGLEATLANVVDLLPSLVQVRHGIISLWDGTGIPDMTVGAGWSEDNDERYRKHLPRTAIDQIITTGMALVAENIALDPAFNAADKDVLGASDNMKVSFIGVPIHVDANVVGTLTIDRILDNKSGSLLDHDLRLLTIIANLVGQTVKLHRMFASDRERLMAEKIGMQKQFGELKQPGHEGKRANVKGIVGDSPALRGLLEKVALVARSNSTVLLRGESGTGKELVAKAVHELSGRAKRPFIKLNCAALPETVLESELFGHEKGAFTSAFNSRKGRFELADKGTLFLDEIGEISASFQAKLLRVLQEQEFERVGSNQTIKVDVRVIAATNRNLEDAVARNEFRADLYYRISVVPLLVPPLRERRGDIPLLAAEFLKNFNSENGRTMVFDASATEVLMNCAFPGNVRELENCVQRTATLAAGASIGRNDFDCCHGRCLSAMLWKHASKETAPKSEPIAPSPLNPAMRSSGDFASAAFAAPPVDSQQALPAPVRVALVSDAQMTDRERLIAAMERSGWVQAKAARLLGLTPRQIGYALRKYGIEIKNL encoded by the coding sequence ATGAAAAGGCCCAATTCAAAGTCCGAGACGAATAACGGGGTCCCTATTGTGCCGTTGCACGAGAGGGCGCTGGACATCTTTGAAACGTCGAAAGCGCTCACCGCTCCGTCTGGGCTGGAAGCCACGTTGGCCAACGTCGTCGATCTCCTGCCATCGTTGGTGCAGGTGCGGCACGGCATCATCTCGCTCTGGGACGGTACCGGCATACCGGACATGACCGTCGGCGCCGGCTGGAGCGAAGACAACGATGAGCGCTACCGGAAGCATCTGCCACGGACGGCGATCGACCAAATCATAACGACGGGCATGGCGCTGGTCGCCGAGAACATAGCGCTGGATCCGGCCTTCAACGCCGCCGACAAGGACGTGCTCGGGGCGTCCGACAACATGAAAGTGTCGTTCATCGGCGTACCCATTCACGTCGATGCGAACGTCGTGGGCACGCTGACCATCGACCGCATCCTGGACAACAAATCAGGTTCCCTTCTCGATCATGACCTCCGCCTCCTTACCATAATCGCCAATCTGGTTGGGCAGACAGTGAAGCTGCATCGCATGTTCGCGTCCGACCGCGAGCGACTGATGGCCGAGAAAATCGGGATGCAAAAGCAATTCGGCGAACTCAAGCAGCCTGGGCATGAGGGCAAGAGGGCTAATGTCAAGGGGATCGTTGGCGACAGCCCGGCGCTGCGCGGGCTGCTCGAGAAGGTCGCGTTAGTAGCCAGGTCCAACAGCACCGTTTTGCTGCGCGGGGAATCCGGGACCGGCAAGGAGCTGGTCGCCAAGGCCGTTCACGAGCTGTCGGGGCGCGCCAAGCGGCCGTTCATCAAGCTCAATTGCGCAGCGCTCCCTGAGACAGTCCTGGAATCCGAACTGTTCGGTCACGAAAAGGGTGCCTTCACCAGTGCATTCAACTCGCGCAAGGGGCGCTTTGAGCTCGCCGACAAGGGAACGTTGTTTCTGGACGAGATCGGTGAGATTTCGGCCTCGTTCCAGGCAAAGCTGCTGCGCGTGCTGCAAGAGCAGGAGTTCGAGCGCGTCGGCAGCAACCAGACGATTAAGGTCGACGTTCGCGTGATTGCTGCCACGAACAGGAACCTGGAAGACGCGGTTGCAAGGAACGAGTTTCGCGCCGACCTTTATTACCGCATCAGCGTTGTTCCCTTGCTGGTGCCGCCATTGCGCGAAAGGCGCGGTGATATTCCGCTTCTTGCCGCTGAGTTTCTCAAGAATTTCAACAGCGAGAACGGCCGTACGATGGTCTTCGATGCGAGTGCGACTGAAGTGCTGATGAACTGTGCTTTTCCCGGAAATGTCCGCGAGCTTGAAAATTGCGTGCAGAGGACAGCGACCCTGGCAGCGGGAGCGTCAATCGGCAGAAACGACTTTGACTGCTGCCACGGCCGATGCCTTTCCGCGATGCTATGGAAGCACGCATCGAAGGAGACTGCGCCGAAATCGGAGCCGATCGCACCATCGCCACTGAACCCGGCCATGCGTTCGTCTGGTGATTTTGCTTCGGCCGCCTTTGCGGCCCCGCCCGTTGACAGCCAGCAGGCACTGCCAGCGCCTGTTCGGGTAGCCCTCGTAAGCGACGCGCAGATGACCGATCGCGAGCGTCTCATCGCGGCCATGGAAAGATCCGGCTGGGTACAGGCAAAGGCAGCGCGCCTGCTTGGACTGACGCCGCGCCAG